In Bacillus sp. 2205SS5-2, a genomic segment contains:
- the gcvH gene encoding glycine cleavage system protein GcvH — MSTPKELRYSEEHEWVKVEGEQLRIGITEFAQSELGDIVFVELPQVGDEIKADEPFGSVESVKTVSELYAPLSGKVVAINEELDDSPEFVNESPYEKAWMVVVEPTDMADVEKLMTSEQYDEMINEN, encoded by the coding sequence ATGAGCACACCAAAAGAATTACGTTATTCAGAAGAACATGAATGGGTAAAAGTAGAAGGCGAGCAACTGAGAATTGGTATTACTGAATTTGCCCAGTCGGAGCTTGGAGATATCGTTTTTGTTGAGCTTCCACAGGTGGGAGATGAAATCAAAGCGGACGAGCCCTTTGGAAGTGTTGAATCTGTGAAAACAGTTTCAGAACTTTATGCTCCACTGAGCGGTAAAGTCGTAGCAATAAATGAAGAGCTTGATGACTCACCAGAATTTGTCAATGAATCTCCTTACGAAAAAGCATGGATGGTCGTTGTTGAACCAACAGATATGGCTGATGTAGAGAAATTGATGACATCAGAGCAATATGATGAAATGATTAACGAAAACTAA
- the cas5c gene encoding type I-C CRISPR-associated protein Cas5c codes for MRNSIEFEVYGKYALFTDPVTKIGGEKCSYQVPTYQALKGIVESIYWKPTIIWVIDSVRVMNPIQMESKGMRPIVYKGGNTLAYYSYLKDVKYQVKAHFVFNPHREELAFDRNENKHHNIAKRAVNVGGRRDIFLGTRECQGYVEALTFGDGEGFYDQYEGEIHLGTMVHGINYPDETGREMMETRLWNPVMKKGIMDFIAPEDCRIVRPIKKVQTKGFSSDTMLSVDELYEEYS; via the coding sequence ATGCGGAATTCAATCGAATTTGAAGTGTATGGAAAGTATGCCTTATTTACAGATCCGGTGACAAAAATTGGTGGAGAGAAGTGTTCCTACCAGGTCCCAACCTATCAGGCTTTAAAAGGAATTGTAGAATCGATCTATTGGAAGCCGACGATCATTTGGGTGATTGACTCGGTGCGAGTGATGAATCCAATACAGATGGAGTCGAAAGGAATGAGGCCAATTGTGTATAAAGGAGGGAATACACTAGCGTATTACTCCTATCTAAAGGATGTAAAATATCAAGTTAAAGCTCACTTTGTTTTTAACCCACACCGAGAAGAACTAGCTTTTGATAGAAATGAAAATAAACATCATAATATTGCGAAGCGGGCAGTTAACGTTGGGGGAAGGAGAGACATCTTTCTTGGGACAAGGGAATGTCAAGGATATGTAGAGGCTCTAACCTTTGGAGATGGGGAAGGGTTTTATGATCAATATGAAGGAGAAATCCACTTAGGAACCATGGTTCATGGGATCAATTATCCTGACGAAACGGGAAGGGAGATGATGGAAACTAGACTTTGGAACCCAGTAATGAAGAAGGGGATTATGGATTTTATCGCTCCTGAAGATTGTCGAATTGTAAGACCAATAAAGAAGGTACAAACCAAGGGATTCTCTAGTGATACGATGCTGTCAGTCGATGAACTCTATGAAGAGTACAGTTAA
- a CDS encoding arsenate reductase family protein, whose product MVTFYQYPKCGTCRKAKKWLEENNVQVDDIHIVENPPSAELLKQLHEKSGLELKKFFNTSGQKYRELGMKDRMKTATEEELLQLLASDGMLIKRPIVTDGQKVTVGFNEEQFENSWVNS is encoded by the coding sequence ATGGTAACTTTTTATCAATATCCTAAGTGTGGGACGTGTAGAAAAGCAAAAAAATGGTTAGAAGAAAATAATGTGCAGGTAGATGATATCCACATTGTCGAAAATCCGCCATCAGCCGAATTACTTAAACAGCTACATGAGAAGAGCGGACTTGAATTGAAAAAATTCTTCAATACTTCCGGACAAAAATACCGTGAGCTCGGAATGAAAGACCGCATGAAAACGGCAACAGAGGAAGAACTACTGCAATTACTTGCGTCAGACGGAATGTTAATTAAACGACCAATTGTTACAGACGGGCAAAAAGTGACCGTTGGATTTAACGAAGAGCAATTTGAGAACTCATGGGTGAATTCTTGA
- the cas7c gene encoding type I-C CRISPR-associated protein Cas7/Csd2, with product MEVLANKIDFAVVLSVKNANPNGDPLNGNRPRQNYDGYGEISDVCLKRKIRNRLQDMEEKIFVQSDEKKSDEFKSLKDRADSIPELKKADKDKDKDLFAKIACETWADVRSFGQVFAFKGDVLSVGVRGPVSIHPATSLHPIDISSIQITKSVNSTTSDKKGADTMGMKHRVDFGVYVFYGSINTQLAEKTGFTRRDAEKIQEALRTLFENDSSSARPEGSMEVHRLYWWEHASKMGQYSSAKVHRSLKMELQTEEPNSFEDVHLYVEELDGLEVKEYEGI from the coding sequence ATGGAAGTACTAGCGAACAAGATTGATTTTGCCGTTGTATTATCTGTGAAAAATGCCAATCCGAATGGAGATCCTCTGAACGGGAATCGTCCTCGACAAAACTATGACGGGTATGGAGAAATCTCAGATGTTTGTCTTAAGAGAAAAATCAGAAATCGACTTCAGGATATGGAAGAAAAGATTTTTGTGCAATCCGATGAAAAGAAATCCGACGAGTTTAAGAGTTTAAAAGATCGTGCTGATAGTATTCCAGAACTCAAAAAAGCGGATAAAGACAAAGATAAAGACCTGTTTGCTAAGATTGCTTGTGAAACTTGGGCAGATGTTCGAAGTTTTGGTCAAGTGTTCGCTTTTAAAGGAGACGTCCTATCTGTAGGAGTGCGTGGTCCAGTGTCGATCCATCCGGCGACAAGTTTACATCCCATCGATATTTCTTCAATTCAAATTACGAAATCTGTCAACTCTACTACTTCAGATAAAAAAGGTGCGGACACAATGGGAATGAAGCATCGTGTCGACTTCGGGGTATATGTGTTTTATGGCAGTATTAATACACAGCTTGCTGAAAAGACGGGTTTTACAAGAAGAGATGCGGAAAAGATTCAAGAAGCACTGAGAACTCTTTTTGAAAATGATAGCTCATCTGCACGTCCAGAAGGATCAATGGAAGTCCACAGACTATACTGGTGGGAGCATGCATCCAAAATGGGGCAGTATTCATCCGCTAAAGTCCATCGATCTTTAAAAATGGAGCTACAAACTGAAGAGCCTAATTCGTTCGAGGATGTACATTTGTATGTGGAAGAATTAGATGGCTTAGAAGTGAAGGAATATGAAGGAATATGA
- a CDS encoding thioredoxin family protein — translation MVTNWTTAELEEKLEKQPIIALYLYTPMCGTCQVAGRMLDVTSELLPSFPIGKMDLNFAPELAEEYGVESVPCLLTMIDGELHQKIYAFKSVPYLYEELKLISE, via the coding sequence ATGGTGACAAATTGGACAACCGCTGAATTAGAAGAAAAACTAGAAAAGCAACCCATAATCGCATTATACCTCTACACCCCCATGTGTGGTACATGCCAAGTGGCAGGGAGGATGTTAGACGTCACTAGTGAGCTCCTTCCCTCTTTTCCGATTGGAAAAATGGATCTGAACTTTGCGCCAGAGTTGGCTGAAGAGTATGGTGTTGAGAGTGTTCCATGCCTTCTGACCATGATAGATGGAGAATTGCACCAAAAGATTTACGCATTTAAGTCTGTTCCTTATTTGTATGAAGAATTGAAATTGATTAGCGAGTAA
- a CDS encoding SDR family NAD(P)-dependent oxidoreductase, giving the protein MKSTVLITGASGGIGLALAKLFAQDQHNLVLVARSEDKLNEIAQDLSKKHSIKVNVIVSDLSKPQAAKQLFEETKRRGLVIDSLINNAGFGLFGEFEKTDMQRELEMIQVNITAVTELSKYFGQEMVERKQGQVLNVASTAAFQPGPLMAVYYATKAYVLSFSEALSNEWKDSGITVSALCPGPTSTGFGDQAELGQSKLFKSGVMDAESVARKAYEGLKQEKTVVIPGMKNKILAKAVRLMPRSIVPSIVRKAQDRV; this is encoded by the coding sequence ATGAAATCAACCGTTCTAATTACAGGTGCTTCTGGAGGCATTGGGTTAGCATTAGCAAAGCTATTTGCTCAAGATCAGCATAATCTAGTACTCGTGGCTCGAAGTGAAGATAAATTAAATGAAATTGCACAGGATTTATCGAAAAAACATAGCATCAAAGTTAATGTGATTGTAAGTGACTTATCCAAGCCACAAGCGGCCAAACAACTATTCGAAGAAACGAAACGGAGAGGCTTGGTCATTGATTCACTGATCAATAATGCTGGTTTTGGTTTGTTTGGTGAATTTGAGAAAACAGATATGCAAAGGGAATTAGAGATGATTCAAGTGAACATAACCGCAGTAACCGAGTTAAGTAAGTATTTTGGACAAGAGATGGTAGAGCGAAAACAAGGACAGGTACTAAATGTGGCATCAACAGCTGCTTTTCAACCAGGTCCACTTATGGCTGTCTATTATGCAACGAAAGCTTATGTGCTCTCATTCTCGGAAGCTCTCTCGAATGAATGGAAAGATTCGGGAATTACGGTATCTGCATTATGCCCCGGTCCAACTAGCACTGGCTTTGGGGATCAAGCGGAACTCGGTCAGTCTAAGCTCTTCAAAAGTGGTGTAATGGATGCTGAATCGGTTGCGAGAAAAGCGTATGAAGGCTTAAAACAAGAAAAAACAGTGGTGATTCCAGGAATGAAAAATAAAATCCTAGCCAAGGCCGTTCGCTTAATGCCAAGAAGCATCGTTCCAAGCATTGTTCGTAAAGCCCAAGACCGAGTATAA
- a CDS encoding toprim domain-containing protein, with the protein MNELEEKVIIVEGTSDKRKVKKIVKEPVEIICTNGTISRTKLDEIIDALFHREVYVLVDADQAGEKLRKLFIREFPEAEHLYIDRMYKEVACAPGQHLASVLLSANIDVHAEFL; encoded by the coding sequence ATGAACGAACTTGAAGAAAAGGTCATCATTGTTGAAGGCACCTCGGACAAGCGAAAAGTAAAGAAAATTGTTAAAGAACCTGTAGAGATTATCTGCACAAATGGAACCATTAGTCGCACAAAGCTAGACGAAATTATTGATGCATTATTTCACCGAGAAGTGTATGTGTTAGTAGATGCAGATCAAGCTGGCGAAAAACTACGAAAGCTCTTTATTCGTGAATTTCCAGAGGCCGAGCATTTATACATTGATCGAATGTATAAAGAAGTCGCCTGCGCACCTGGACAACACTTAGCCTCTGTTTTACTAAGCGCGAATATCGATGTACATGCTGAATTTTTATGA
- a CDS encoding acyl-CoA dehydrogenase family protein translates to MTNSTDKLVKGGSFLIEDVSYDQVFTPEEYSDEQLMIAKTTEDYVAKEVLPVVENLENHEFEHSVRLLKEAGDLGLLGADVPEEYGGLGLDKVSSALIAEKMSRAGGFSITHGAHVGIGSLPIVLFGDEDQKNKYLPPLSTGELIAAYALTEPGSGSDALGAKTTAKLNAEGTHYVLNGEKQWITNAGFADVFVVYAKIDGEQFSAFIVEREFAGVSTGAEEKKMGIKSSSTRTLILEDAQVPVENLLGQAGKGHIIAFNILNIGRYKLGVGAVGASKRALEIALQYGNQRQQFKTPISAFNLTKEKFSTMAAKLYAAESSVYRTVGLFEDRMSQLTDEEVKNGKEVANSIAEYAIECSLNKVFATEVLDYIADEGVQIHGGYGFMQEYEIERMYRDSRINRIFEGTNEINRLLVPGTFLRKAMKGELPLLQKARALQEELMMMMPEEVGDAPLAQEKMLVKNAKKIGLLAAGLAAQKFGKALEKEQEVLVNIADIVSNAYAMESAVLRTEKAIETQGLEKAQQKLLYTQIFCQEAFIEIEQHAKETLVAVETGDSLRMMLSALRKLIRYTPVNVVALKREASEKLVDAEKYAL, encoded by the coding sequence ATGACGAATTCAACAGATAAATTAGTAAAAGGCGGAAGTTTTTTAATTGAAGATGTATCGTATGACCAAGTGTTTACACCTGAAGAGTATTCAGATGAGCAATTAATGATTGCCAAAACAACAGAAGATTATGTAGCGAAAGAAGTTTTACCAGTTGTGGAGAACCTTGAAAATCATGAGTTTGAACACTCTGTTCGCTTACTAAAAGAAGCAGGAGACCTTGGTCTACTTGGAGCAGATGTGCCAGAAGAGTACGGCGGTCTCGGACTAGACAAAGTAAGTTCTGCGTTAATTGCTGAGAAAATGTCACGTGCAGGAGGATTCTCGATTACACACGGGGCTCACGTAGGAATCGGTTCCCTACCAATTGTATTATTTGGTGATGAAGATCAAAAAAATAAATACTTACCCCCTCTTTCTACGGGAGAATTAATTGCGGCTTATGCATTAACGGAGCCAGGTTCAGGTTCAGATGCATTAGGAGCAAAAACAACTGCGAAGCTTAATGCTGAGGGTACTCACTATGTATTGAATGGTGAAAAACAATGGATCACAAACGCTGGTTTTGCCGATGTGTTCGTGGTGTATGCGAAAATTGACGGCGAGCAATTCTCAGCCTTTATCGTAGAGCGTGAGTTTGCTGGAGTGTCAACTGGTGCTGAAGAGAAAAAGATGGGAATCAAAAGCTCGTCTACTCGTACATTAATTCTTGAAGATGCTCAAGTTCCAGTTGAAAACCTATTAGGTCAAGCGGGCAAAGGTCATATTATCGCCTTTAATATCCTAAATATCGGTCGTTACAAATTAGGAGTAGGTGCTGTTGGAGCGTCTAAGCGCGCGCTAGAAATTGCCTTACAATATGGAAACCAACGTCAACAATTTAAAACACCAATTTCTGCTTTTAACTTAACAAAAGAGAAATTCTCTACGATGGCAGCTAAACTGTATGCGGCGGAAAGCTCTGTCTACCGTACAGTTGGATTATTTGAAGACCGTATGAGTCAATTAACAGACGAAGAAGTGAAAAACGGAAAAGAAGTAGCTAATTCGATCGCAGAATATGCGATTGAGTGTTCTTTAAATAAAGTATTTGCAACAGAAGTGTTAGATTACATTGCTGATGAAGGCGTCCAAATCCATGGTGGATATGGCTTTATGCAAGAATATGAAATTGAAAGAATGTACAGAGACTCTCGGATTAATCGTATCTTCGAAGGAACGAATGAAATCAACCGCCTATTAGTACCAGGCACATTCCTTCGTAAAGCGATGAAAGGTGAATTACCTTTACTTCAGAAAGCTCGAGCTCTTCAAGAAGAATTAATGATGATGATGCCAGAAGAAGTTGGCGATGCGCCATTAGCACAAGAAAAAATGCTTGTGAAAAATGCGAAGAAAATTGGTTTATTAGCAGCGGGTCTTGCAGCACAAAAATTTGGCAAGGCGCTTGAAAAAGAACAAGAAGTCCTAGTTAACATTGCCGACATCGTATCCAATGCTTATGCAATGGAATCAGCTGTTCTTCGTACAGAGAAAGCAATCGAAACTCAAGGTCTTGAAAAAGCCCAGCAAAAACTACTCTATACGCAAATCTTCTGTCAAGAAGCGTTCATTGAAATTGAACAACACGCCAAAGAAACATTAGTTGCGGTAGAAACAGGCGATTCTTTACGCATGATGCTGTCAGCTCTTCGTAAACTAATTCGCTACACACCAGTAAATGTAGTTGCATTAAAACGTGAAGCATCAGAGAAATTAGTCGATGCAGAGAAATACGCCCTATAA
- the cas3 gene encoding CRISPR-associated helicase Cas3': MNYIAHIRNSDGEEQSLEKHLEGVSSLAASYGEKIGLKHLAELAGILHDAGKISDEFQQYLKLAVYDPEHAPRKGSVDHSTAGGKWIYEKLHQTSSAPSQKLLAEIVSNLIISHHMGLQNFLSPELTSDVLYRVIEKDLPGYEQVKKNLPNILQNHDVDTLIHTSLGELIHVLKLPLLTADRLPFTLALLSKYLFSCLIDADRTETRVFEEKEDTPLPKNHQELFLGYYHRLISHVQLLKEKSDPSNPIHRLRAEMSVQCDQAATKPPGIYTLSIPTGGGKTLASLRYALRHATHHKKERIIYIVPYTTIIEQNAADVRKILMDDANILEHHSNVIQEDWLVDKEDDPDYVKNKKLKLAKDNWDSPIIFTTMVQYLNTFYSRGTRNVRRLHNLANAILIFDEVQSVPVNCISLFNESINFLRDVCRSTILLCTATQPALDEVKKKMSKPDGELIQQLEQVTKAFKRVNLMDSISVDGWDTDDVAEFIKEKVEEEQSVLCILNTKTVVRKLYEKLKEENLSASLYHLSTSMCAAHRIQILAEVRSKLSTGEKVICLSTQLIEAGVDVSFGSVIRSLAGLDSIAQAAGRCNRHGEKKTGNVYIIKHREENLQHLKSIKVGAEITAKIILDRQGGSLDDLLSQKTMKYYFQSYYHEMKGDLDYFIPKLETDMTSLLNENGVYANSFEHATGKPFPLILRSSLKTAANHFEVIDSPASSVIVPYGDGEDIIADLNENLSIEIFSEVMKKAQQYTIGVYAHELNQLSKNGDIISLRDGQFLILRENAYDLHYGLNVAGEVEMDTLFG; encoded by the coding sequence ATGAACTATATAGCTCATATACGAAACAGCGATGGTGAAGAACAGTCATTAGAGAAACATTTAGAAGGTGTAAGTAGCTTAGCGGCTAGTTATGGTGAAAAAATTGGACTTAAACATTTGGCTGAACTTGCAGGCATATTACATGACGCTGGGAAGATTAGTGATGAGTTCCAACAGTACTTAAAGTTAGCTGTCTACGACCCGGAACACGCACCTCGGAAAGGGAGTGTAGATCACTCTACCGCAGGAGGTAAATGGATTTATGAAAAATTACATCAAACCTCATCAGCTCCATCACAAAAATTATTAGCAGAAATAGTAAGCAATTTAATTATTTCTCACCATATGGGCCTACAAAATTTTCTATCTCCTGAACTTACATCAGATGTGCTCTATCGAGTAATAGAAAAAGACTTGCCTGGTTATGAGCAAGTCAAGAAAAATTTACCCAATATTCTTCAAAATCATGATGTGGACACGCTCATACATACGTCTTTAGGAGAATTAATACACGTATTAAAACTCCCGTTACTTACCGCAGATAGACTTCCCTTTACATTGGCTCTTCTATCTAAGTATTTATTTAGTTGCCTAATTGACGCTGACCGAACAGAAACTAGAGTGTTTGAAGAAAAAGAAGATACGCCCTTACCGAAAAATCACCAAGAATTATTTCTCGGTTATTATCATCGATTAATTTCTCATGTACAACTTCTAAAAGAAAAAAGTGACCCATCAAATCCAATTCATCGTCTTAGGGCAGAAATGTCGGTGCAATGTGATCAAGCTGCTACCAAACCACCAGGCATTTATACTCTCTCCATCCCAACTGGCGGCGGGAAAACATTAGCCAGTTTAAGATATGCATTAAGACACGCCACTCATCATAAAAAAGAGCGAATCATTTATATAGTTCCCTACACAACCATTATTGAACAAAACGCCGCGGACGTAAGGAAGATACTGATGGATGACGCAAATATTTTAGAGCATCACTCCAATGTGATCCAAGAGGATTGGTTAGTAGACAAAGAGGATGATCCAGATTACGTGAAAAATAAGAAGTTAAAGCTGGCAAAGGATAACTGGGATTCTCCTATTATATTCACAACGATGGTCCAATATTTAAACACTTTTTACTCAAGAGGAACGAGAAATGTGAGGCGACTCCACAATTTAGCTAATGCGATTTTAATATTTGATGAAGTCCAATCCGTTCCGGTTAACTGCATTTCGTTATTCAACGAGTCGATCAATTTTTTAAGAGATGTTTGTCGTTCAACGATATTATTATGTACAGCCACACAGCCAGCGCTTGATGAGGTTAAAAAGAAAATGAGCAAGCCAGATGGGGAATTAATTCAACAGTTAGAGCAAGTCACGAAAGCGTTTAAACGGGTGAATTTAATGGACAGCATATCGGTGGACGGCTGGGATACAGATGATGTAGCAGAATTTATAAAAGAAAAAGTGGAAGAGGAACAGAGTGTACTGTGCATCTTGAACACGAAAACAGTGGTTCGTAAATTATACGAAAAGCTAAAGGAGGAGAACTTATCAGCCTCTTTATATCATCTTAGTACGAGCATGTGCGCAGCCCACCGCATACAGATATTAGCAGAGGTCAGGAGCAAGCTAAGTACTGGAGAAAAGGTGATTTGTTTAAGCACGCAATTGATTGAGGCCGGGGTGGATGTAAGTTTTGGCTCAGTCATCCGCTCACTAGCTGGTTTAGATTCGATTGCACAAGCTGCCGGAAGATGTAATCGTCATGGTGAGAAGAAAACAGGAAATGTCTATATTATTAAACATCGAGAAGAGAATCTACAACATCTAAAGTCAATAAAGGTTGGTGCTGAAATAACAGCTAAAATCATCCTAGACAGACAAGGTGGTTCCTTAGATGATTTGTTGTCTCAAAAAACAATGAAGTATTATTTTCAGTCCTACTATCACGAAATGAAAGGAGATTTAGACTATTTTATTCCAAAGTTAGAAACAGATATGACCTCCCTATTAAATGAAAATGGGGTCTATGCAAATAGCTTTGAACATGCAACCGGTAAGCCTTTTCCGCTTATTTTAAGATCGAGTTTAAAAACAGCAGCAAATCATTTTGAAGTCATTGATAGTCCTGCTAGTAGTGTGATTGTGCCTTATGGGGATGGAGAAGACATCATTGCTGATTTAAATGAAAACTTATCGATTGAGATATTTTCAGAAGTGATGAAGAAAGCGCAGCAATACACTATTGGAGTCTATGCACACGAATTAAATCAACTATCAAAAAACGGAGATATTATTAGTTTAAGAGATGGACAGTTTTTAATCTTAAGAGAGAATGCGTATGACCTTCATTATGGTCTGAATGTAGCAGGAGAAGTAGAAATGGATACGTTATTCGGTTAG
- the cas8c gene encoding type I-C CRISPR-associated protein Cas8c/Csd1 produces the protein MSWLLNLYKTYENNLEHVGEIQRKYNGQEYALLPVAHTTQHAQIEVTITESGDFHSAKVISKDDANTIIPCTEGSFSRTSKPVPHPLHDNLIYVAGDYVKYGGVYKNGQNLYDLYMTQLLEFAQSEYAHPKVKIIHKYLSKSSLITDLILESIVHVNRSGNFISKWSKQVQEEYGDKPELFKVLSDTQEKATVRFNVHFGDEKITDKVWNDKDVHDSFVNFYNSKLSEDEYCYISGLNRPKTEKHSSKIRHAADMSKLISANDSTGFTYRGRFSQDSEAANICYDVSQKAHNALKWLIQKQGRVIDGRVFLVWGNEEAKVASPHDDFYSLLNELGKEEEEPNKEQDQTHETYAKKVTLAMAGYKKDLTYQSDNINILILDAATPGRMAVVYYRNLDKEQYIHNIEHWHQTSSWLHKYRKDEDKKMIPFPGAPSLKDIANIAYGRNASDKLIKQVIERLYPCVIDRAKLPPDIMRNAYFKAINPVALEYWEWEKTLSITCSLIKKHYEKEEYDVALEIENTERDYLFGRLLAVADVLEKRALTNNDSQRVTNAQRYMNAFAKHPTRTWDIIQSNLQPYQARLGAKGGYLTSMIDEIASKMNTSDFTNKTLTPVFLLGFYSQRHELYQGKKQSKGDEENGSTSEQD, from the coding sequence GTGAGTTGGTTATTGAATTTATACAAGACCTACGAAAATAATTTGGAGCATGTAGGGGAAATTCAAAGAAAATATAACGGACAAGAATATGCTTTATTGCCAGTTGCTCATACAACTCAACATGCTCAAATAGAAGTTACTATTACAGAAAGCGGCGATTTTCATTCGGCCAAAGTAATTAGTAAAGATGATGCAAATACGATTATTCCATGCACTGAAGGATCATTTAGTCGAACAAGTAAACCTGTCCCACACCCTTTACATGATAACTTAATTTATGTCGCAGGAGATTATGTGAAATATGGAGGCGTCTATAAAAATGGTCAAAATCTGTACGACCTATACATGACCCAATTATTAGAATTCGCTCAATCAGAGTATGCTCACCCTAAAGTGAAAATAATACATAAATACCTATCAAAATCGAGCCTAATTACAGACTTAATCCTAGAATCAATTGTGCATGTAAATCGTTCAGGTAATTTTATATCTAAATGGTCGAAACAGGTACAAGAAGAGTATGGCGACAAACCAGAACTTTTTAAGGTACTCTCAGACACTCAAGAGAAAGCAACAGTAAGGTTTAATGTCCATTTTGGTGATGAAAAAATTACTGATAAGGTTTGGAATGATAAAGATGTTCATGATTCATTTGTGAATTTTTATAATTCTAAGCTCAGTGAAGATGAATATTGCTACATCTCAGGCTTGAATCGACCCAAGACAGAAAAACATTCAAGTAAAATACGTCATGCAGCGGATATGTCTAAATTAATATCTGCGAATGATAGCACGGGGTTTACTTATAGAGGGCGATTTTCACAAGATAGTGAAGCAGCCAATATCTGCTATGACGTTTCCCAAAAAGCCCACAACGCGTTAAAGTGGCTCATTCAAAAACAGGGACGTGTGATTGACGGACGAGTGTTTCTCGTCTGGGGTAATGAAGAAGCAAAGGTCGCTTCCCCGCATGATGATTTCTATTCGTTATTGAATGAACTAGGAAAAGAGGAAGAAGAGCCGAATAAGGAACAGGATCAAACTCATGAAACCTATGCCAAAAAAGTAACACTGGCAATGGCTGGTTATAAAAAAGATTTAACCTATCAATCTGACAACATTAATATCCTTATCTTGGACGCTGCCACACCAGGGAGAATGGCGGTTGTGTATTATCGGAATTTAGACAAAGAGCAGTATATTCACAATATTGAACACTGGCATCAAACAAGTAGTTGGCTCCATAAATACAGAAAAGATGAAGATAAGAAAATGATACCATTTCCGGGGGCTCCCTCCTTAAAGGATATTGCAAACATTGCTTATGGTAGGAATGCAAGCGATAAATTGATTAAGCAAGTCATTGAAAGGTTGTATCCTTGCGTAATTGATCGAGCGAAATTGCCACCAGATATAATGAGAAATGCTTACTTTAAAGCCATCAATCCGGTAGCGCTGGAATACTGGGAATGGGAGAAAACTTTGAGTATTACGTGTTCTCTGATAAAAAAGCATTATGAAAAGGAGGAGTATGACGTGGCATTAGAGATTGAAAATACGGAACGAGATTACCTTTTTGGTAGATTATTAGCTGTTGCAGATGTCCTAGAAAAAAGAGCCCTTACAAATAATGATTCCCAACGAGTTACAAATGCACAACGGTACATGAATGCCTTTGCAAAACATCCGACAAGAACATGGGATATCATCCAATCTAATCTCCAACCATACCAAGCACGATTAGGAGCAAAGGGTGGCTATCTTACAAGTATGATCGATGAAATTGCCTCTAAGATGAACACATCAGATTTCACTAACAAAACGTTAACACCGGTATTTTTATTAGGGTTCTACTCACAAAGACATGAGCTTTACCAAGGAAAAAAACAATCTAAAGGAGATGAAGAAAATGGAAGTACTAGCGAACAAGATTGA
- a CDS encoding ArsR/SmtB family transcription factor, producing MGQKAIETFRSCIPLFQALSDPYRQDIILLLAEKQPMTVNEITENLTLSRPAVSHHLKMLRDQKLVSIVQKGTQRYYSLELADATELLKELIYTVETTCN from the coding sequence ATGGGGCAAAAAGCTATTGAAACATTTCGTTCTTGCATACCGCTTTTTCAAGCGCTAAGCGATCCATATCGTCAAGATATTATCTTACTATTAGCGGAAAAGCAGCCAATGACGGTAAATGAAATCACTGAGAACTTAACGCTTTCTCGACCAGCTGTTTCGCATCATTTAAAAATGCTTCGCGATCAAAAGCTTGTTTCGATTGTGCAAAAGGGAACACAAAGATATTACTCACTAGAATTAGCGGATGCAACTGAACTACTAAAAGAACTAATCTATACAGTAGAAACAACTTGTAATTAA